A stretch of the Capra hircus breed San Clemente chromosome 10, ASM170441v1, whole genome shotgun sequence genome encodes the following:
- the SALL2 gene encoding sal-like protein 2 isoform X4: MSRRKQRKPQQLISDCEGPSASENGDVSEDDHPQVCAKCCAQFTDPAEFLAHQNACSTDPPVMVIIGGQENPNNSSTSCEPRPEGHSSPQAMEAEQSNPSDCASSVPTDPTWGPERRGEESSGHFLIAATGTAAGGGGGLILASPKLGATPLPPESTPAPPPPPPPPPPTGVGSGHLNIPLILEELRVLQQRQIHQMQMTEQICRQVLLLGSLGQTVGTPSSPSELPGTGTASSTKPLLPLFSPIKPVQTGKTLAPSSTSSSGAEAPKQAFFHLYHPLGSQHPFSAGVVGRSHKPTPAASPALSGSTDQLIASPHLAFPGTTGLLAAQCLGAARGLEAAASPGLLKPKNGGGELGYGEVMGPLEKPGGRHKCRFCAKVFGSDSALQIHLRSHTGERPYKCNVCGNRFTTRGNLKVHFHRHREKYPHVQMNPHPVPEHLDYVITSSGLPYGMSVPPEKAEEEVGVPGGGVERKPLVASTAALSATESLTLLSTGAGTTTAPALPAFNKFVLMKAVEPKNKADENTPPGSEGSAIAGVAESGSATRMQLSKLVTSLPSWALLTNHLKSTGSFPFPYVLEPLGASPSETSKLQQLVEKIDRQGAVAVASTASGAPTTSAPAASSSASSGPNQCVICLRVLSCPRALRLHYGQHGGERPFKCKVCGRAFSTRGNLRAHFVGHKASPAARAQNSCPICQKKFTNAVTLQQHVRMHLGGQIPNGGTALPEVGGAAQENGSEQSTVSGAGGFPQQPSQQPSPEEELSEEEEEDEEEEEDVTDEDSLAGRGSESGGEKAISVRGDSEEASGTEEEVGTVAAVTTAGKEMDTNEKTIQQPCLLPPPPAETLDQTQPMEQGGSDAAGGTEEGAKPERSSSPGSALALEGEGSSTPLVEELSLQEVMRKEPGESSGRKACEVCGQTFPTQAALEEHQKTHPKEGLLFTCVFCRQGFLERATLKKHMLLAHHQALPDQCCLAQELRPGSCLQQWDPEKPRRRELPFSSFGLLHPRQCLESPS; the protein is encoded by the exons ATGTCTCGGCGAAAGCAGCGGAAACCCCAACAGTTAATCTCGGACTGCGAAGGTCCCAGCGCGTCTGAGAACG GTGATGTGAGCGAGGACGACCACCCCCAAGTCTGTGCCAAGTGCTGCGCACAATTCACTGACCCAGCTGAATTCCTCGCCCACCAGAATGCATGTTCTACTGATCCCCCTGTAATGGTGATAATTGGGGGCCAGGAGAACCCCAACAACTCTTCGACCTCTTGCGAGCCTCGGCCTGAGGGCCACAGTAGTCCGCAGGCCATGGAGGCCGAGCAAAGCAACCCCTCGGACTGCGCGTCCTCTGTACCCACAGATCCCACCTGGGGCCCCGAGCGGAGGGGAGAGGAGTCTTCTGGGCACTTCCTCATTGCTGCCACAGGTACAGcagctgggggaggtgggggcctGATCTTGGCCAGCCCCAAGCTGGGAGCAACTCCATTACCGCCGGAGTCCACCCctgcaccccctcctcctccgcctcctcctccccccacagGGGTAGGCAGTGGCCACTTGAACATCCCTCTGATCTTGGAAGAACTCCGGGTGCTGCAGCAGCGCCAGATTCATCAGATGCAGATGACTGAGCAAATCTGCCGGCAGGTGCTGCTGCTAGGCTCCTTAGGCCAGACAGTGGGCACCCCTTCCAGTCCCTCGGAGCTACCTGGGACAGGGACTGCCTCCTCCACCAAGCCCCTGCTGCCTCTCTTCAGTCCCATCAAGCCTGTCCAAACTGGCAAAACACTGGCaccttcctccacctcctcctcaggGGCAGAAGCACCCAAGCAGGCTTTCTTCCACCTTTACCACCCCTTGGGGTCACAGCACCCTTTTTCTGCTGGTGTGGTCGGGCGAAGCCACAAACCCACCCCTGCAGCCTCCCCGGCCCTGTCGGGCAGCACGGATCAGCTGATCGCCTCGCCTCACCTGGCATTCCCAGGCACTACGGGACTCCTGGCAGCGCAGTGTCTTGGGGCAGCCCGGGGCCTCGAGGCTGCTGCTTCCCCAGGGCTCCTGAAGCCAAAGAATGGAGGTGGAGAGTTGGGTTATGGGGAAGTGATGGGCCCCTTGGAGAAGCCCGGTGGGAGGCACAAATGCCGCTTCTGCGCCAAAGTATTTGGTAGTGACAGTGCCCTGCAGATCCACCTGCGTTCCCACACAGGCGAGAGACCCTATAAGTGTAATGTGTGTGGCAACCGCTTTACCACGCGAGGCAACCTCAAAGTGCATTTCCACCGGCATCGGGAGAAGTACCCACATGTGCAGATGAACCCTCACCCGGTGCCAGAGCATCTCGACTATGTTATCACCAGCAGCGGCCTGCCCTATGGTATGTCGGTGCCGccagagaaggctgaggaggaggTAGGTGTGCCGGGTGGAGGTGTGGAACGCaagcctctggtggcctccacCGCCGCCCTCAGTGCCACAGAGAGCCTCACGCTGCTCTCCACCGGTGCAGGCACCACTACGGCCCCTGCGCTTCCTGCTTTCAATAAGTTTGTGCTCATGAAAGCAGTAGAGCCAAAGAATAAAGCGGATGAAAACACCCCGCCGGGGAGTGAGGGCTCAGCCATCGCCGGGGTGGCAGAAAGTGGCTCAGCAACCCGCATGCAGCTAAGTAAGCTGGTGACATCGCTACCCAGCTGGGCCCTGCTTACCAACCACTTGAAGTCCACTGGTAGCTTCCCCTTCCCTTATgtgctggagcccttgggggCTTCACCCTCCGAGACCTCCAAGCTTCAGCAGCTGGTAGAAAAGATTGACCGTCAAGGAGCTGTGGCAGTGGCCTCTACTGCCTCGGGTGCCCCCACAACCTCTGCCCCTGCAGCTTCATCATCAGCCTCATCTGGACCCAACCAGTGTGTCATTTGTCTCCGGGTGCTGAGCTGTCCTCGGGCACTGCGCCTGCATTACGGTCAGCATGGAGGTGAGCGGCCCTTCAAATGCAAAGTGTGTGGCAGAGCTTTCTCTACCCGAGGCAATCTGCGTGCACATTTCGTGGGCCATAAGGCTAGTCCAGCTGCCCGGGCCCAGAACTCCTGCCCCATTTGCCAGAAGAAGTTCACCAACGCTGTTACTCTGCAGCAGCATGTTCGGATGCACCTGGGGGGCCAGATCCCCAATGGTGGCACTGCACTCCCTGAAGTGGGGGGAGCTGCCCAGGAGAACGGCTCTGAGCAATCGACAGTCTCCGGAGCGGGGGGCTTCCCCCAGCAGCCATCCCAGCAGCCATCCCCAGAGGAGGAGTTGtctgaagaagaggaagaggatgaagaagaggaagaagatgtGACCGATGAAGATTCCCTGGCGGGAAGGGGCTCTGAAAGTGGAGGGGAGAAGGCCATATCCGTGCGAGGTGATTCAGAAGAGGCCTCTGGCACTGAGGAGGAAGTGGGGACTGTGGCAGCGGTGACCACAGCTGGGAAGGAGATGGACACTAATGAGAAGACCATTCAACAGCCGTGTCTGCTGCCGCCGCCACCAGCTGAAACCCTGGATCAGACACAGCCAATGGAGCAGGGAGGCAGTGATGCCGCCGGAGGCACGGAAGAGGGGGCAAAACCGGAGAGGAGCTCCAGCCCAGGGTCAGCACTGGCCCTTGAAGGGGAAGGCAGCAGCACCCCCTTGGTGGAGGAGCTGAGCCTGCAGGAAGTGATGAGAAAGGAGCCCGGGGAGAGCAGTGGCCGAAAGGCCTGTGAGGTGTGTGGCCAGACCTTTCCCACCCAGGCAGCTCTGGAGGAGCATCAGAAAACCCACCCCAAGGAGGGGCTGCTCTTCACTTGTGTTTTCTGCAGGCAGGGCTTTCTCGAGCGGGCTACCCTCAAGAAGCACATGCTGCTGGCCCACCACCAG GCCCTGCCCGACCAGTGCtgtttggcccaggaactgaggCCGGGAAGTTGCCTCCAGCAGTGGGATCCAGAGAAGCCAAGGAGAAGAGAgctccccttttcctcttttggCCTCTTGCATCCAAGACAGTGCCTGGAAAGCCCATCATAA